A part of Pyramidobacter piscolens W5455 genomic DNA contains:
- the brnQ gene encoding branched-chain amino acid transport system II carrier protein, which produces MNSKNKEIIVMGFGLFAMFLGAGNIIFPPYIGIISGTKWPTGLLGFAVTGIGMPLLGLLATFRAGGNIDKFAGKVSLPFAKAFNFAILLCIGPLFAIPRTAATTFEVGILPLLGAFDPGSILGISWSAIAVSLIFFAVTLYFSLNPSQVLDQIGTYFTPFLILMLGFIIVKGILVPIGKPAAPVVDNAFALGFTEGYQTMDALASMAFASIIMADIMGHGHGNTKEGLSMAVKVALVSMLGFLFVYGGLVYLGASGGESFANTKDGHTAITVRLVDAIAGDTGRYALASAMTFACLTTAIGLTTAVAGYFEKLLDKRLSYRGLVWIIVTASAVLSVYGVRHIISLSVPVLYALYPVAIVLILLNLFDRGITPGVYRGAVVGAFLIGILYGLQHVSTVADQAKNMLAAIPLGQEGFAWIFTSALGGIAGAAWTRRRRKNAAPEK; this is translated from the coding sequence ATGAACTCGAAGAACAAGGAAATTATCGTGATGGGTTTCGGTTTGTTTGCCATGTTTCTCGGCGCGGGCAACATTATTTTTCCTCCCTATATCGGAATTATCTCCGGCACAAAGTGGCCCACAGGCCTCTTAGGCTTCGCAGTCACGGGAATCGGAATGCCTTTGCTCGGGCTGCTTGCCACATTCAGAGCCGGGGGCAATATCGACAAATTTGCAGGGAAGGTCAGTCTGCCTTTTGCAAAGGCTTTCAATTTTGCCATCCTTCTGTGTATCGGGCCGCTGTTTGCCATTCCCCGGACGGCAGCGACGACCTTCGAGGTGGGAATCCTTCCCCTTTTGGGGGCCTTTGACCCGGGGAGTATTCTGGGCATTTCCTGGAGCGCGATCGCGGTTTCCCTAATCTTCTTCGCCGTCACGCTCTATTTTTCTCTCAATCCTTCCCAGGTGCTTGACCAGATTGGGACATACTTCACCCCTTTTTTAATTCTGATGCTGGGCTTCATCATCGTCAAGGGAATTCTCGTGCCTATCGGCAAACCGGCCGCTCCTGTGGTCGACAACGCCTTTGCTCTCGGTTTCACCGAGGGCTACCAGACCATGGACGCTCTTGCCTCAATGGCCTTTGCGAGCATCATCATGGCTGACATCATGGGCCACGGTCACGGCAATACTAAGGAAGGACTATCAATGGCCGTCAAGGTCGCTCTCGTTTCCATGCTGGGCTTCCTCTTTGTCTACGGAGGGCTTGTCTACCTGGGAGCTTCGGGGGGAGAGAGCTTCGCCAATACGAAGGACGGGCACACCGCCATCACGGTCAGACTCGTGGACGCTATCGCCGGCGACACCGGCAGATACGCCTTGGCCAGCGCCATGACCTTCGCCTGTCTGACCACAGCGATCGGTCTCACCACGGCGGTGGCGGGATATTTCGAAAAGCTCCTGGACAAACGGCTCTCCTATAGGGGCCTGGTCTGGATCATCGTCACCGCCAGCGCCGTCCTTTCGGTGTACGGGGTGAGGCACATCATCTCTTTGTCCGTACCGGTCCTGTACGCTCTTTACCCTGTGGCCATCGTCCTGATCCTCCTGAACTTGTTTGATCGGGGAATCACCCCCGGGGTCTACCGAGGAGCCGTCGTCGGAGCTTTCCTCATAGGGATCCTCTATGGCTTACAGCATGTGAGCACAGTTGCTGACCAAGCCAAAAATATGCTGGCCGCCATCCCGCTTGGGCAGGAGGGCTTTGCCTGGATCTTTACGAGCGCCCTCGGCGGAATCGCCGGAGCAGCCTGGACAAGGAGACGCCGCAAAAACGCAGCGCCCGAAAAATAA
- the rplI gene encoding 50S ribosomal protein L9 codes for MKVILKEDVRKLGKKNAVVEVSDGYARNFLFPRGLAVEGTAQNVNILRDKTAAAERRDLKLTAEAEAVKAKIAGKVIKMSVGAGEGGRLFGSVTAAQVAEALEAQYGVKLDKKNVKIDGAVKALGAYPLTLKLYAGVECAMTLSVEGQQ; via the coding sequence ATGAAAGTCATTCTCAAGGAAGATGTGCGCAAGCTCGGCAAAAAGAACGCCGTCGTCGAAGTTTCCGACGGCTACGCCCGCAATTTTCTGTTTCCGCGCGGGCTTGCCGTGGAGGGCACCGCGCAGAACGTCAACATCCTCAGAGACAAGACCGCCGCGGCCGAGCGCCGCGACTTGAAGCTTACCGCCGAAGCCGAAGCCGTGAAGGCGAAGATCGCCGGCAAGGTCATCAAGATGAGCGTCGGCGCCGGCGAAGGCGGACGGCTGTTCGGCAGCGTCACCGCCGCCCAGGTGGCCGAAGCTTTGGAAGCTCAGTACGGCGTGAAACTCGACAAGAAAAACGTCAAGATCGACGGCGCCGTCAAGGCGCTGGGAGCTTATCCGCTGACGCTGAAGCTCTACGCCGGCGTCGAGTGCGCCATGACGCTGTCCGTGGAAGGACAGCAGTAA
- a CDS encoding DUF3798 domain-containing protein, which yields MRKFLTVLLATAFLCAAGTAFAAAPFHIGVCTETVSQAEDNLRGAEELIRRYGEVADGGYIKHVTMPDNFMAEMETTISQIAAFADDPLMRVVVVMTAVPGTTEAFRRIREKRPDILLFAGQPQEDPGVIESIADLATNVDSITRGYLIIYGAKKLGATDFVHISFPRHLSSELMLRRFNIMKAACEDMGIAFHAETAPDPMSDVGVAGAQQFILEHVPTWLDRYGQKTAFFCTNDAHTEPLLKQIAALGGIFVEADVPSPLMGYPGALGLDLSSVAGDFPAILKRIEEEVVRRGGAKRMGTWAYSSGFTAVVGLAEYGKKCAEAGVSAQNFRRQFKADDLFAVYAANTPGAKWNGSYYRDAQTGLEKKNHLLVYQDTYVFGQGYLGNTELPIPEKYLAIK from the coding sequence ATGCGCAAATTTTTGACGGTGCTTTTGGCGACGGCGTTCCTGTGCGCAGCCGGTACGGCTTTCGCGGCGGCGCCGTTCCACATCGGCGTCTGCACGGAGACCGTCTCGCAGGCGGAAGACAACCTGCGCGGCGCCGAGGAACTGATCCGCCGCTACGGCGAAGTGGCCGACGGCGGCTACATCAAGCACGTGACGATGCCGGACAACTTCATGGCCGAGATGGAGACCACCATCAGCCAGATCGCGGCCTTCGCTGACGATCCGCTGATGAGGGTGGTCGTGGTCATGACGGCCGTCCCGGGCACGACCGAGGCGTTCCGCCGTATCCGCGAAAAGCGTCCCGACATTCTGCTCTTCGCCGGTCAGCCGCAGGAGGATCCCGGCGTCATCGAGAGCATCGCCGATCTCGCCACCAACGTCGATTCGATCACTCGCGGCTATCTGATCATCTACGGCGCCAAGAAGCTGGGCGCCACGGATTTCGTGCACATTTCCTTCCCGCGCCACCTCAGTTCCGAGCTGATGCTGCGCCGCTTCAACATCATGAAGGCGGCCTGCGAGGACATGGGCATCGCCTTCCATGCCGAGACGGCGCCCGACCCGATGAGCGACGTCGGCGTAGCCGGCGCGCAGCAGTTCATCCTCGAACACGTGCCCACGTGGCTTGACCGTTACGGCCAGAAGACGGCGTTCTTCTGCACCAACGACGCTCACACCGAGCCGCTGCTCAAGCAGATCGCCGCGCTCGGCGGCATTTTCGTCGAAGCCGACGTGCCTTCGCCGCTGATGGGCTATCCCGGCGCGCTGGGCCTGGATCTTTCCAGCGTGGCCGGTGATTTCCCCGCCATCCTCAAACGTATCGAAGAAGAGGTCGTCAGGCGCGGCGGCGCAAAGCGCATGGGCACCTGGGCCTATTCCTCCGGCTTCACGGCCGTGGTCGGGCTCGCCGAGTACGGCAAAAAATGCGCGGAAGCCGGCGTCAGCGCCCAGAATTTCCGCCGCCAGTTCAAGGCCGACGACCTGTTCGCCGTTTACGCGGCCAACACGCCCGGCGCCAAGTGGAACGGATCTTACTACCGCGACGCGCAGACGGGGCTGGAAAAGAAGAATCACCTGCTGGTCTATCAGGACACGTACGTGTTCGGCCAAGGCTACCTGGGCAACACCGAGCTGCCGATCCCCGAGAAATATCTCGCGATCAAATAA
- a CDS encoding YybS family protein translates to MTQARSLVESALLTGLSVILYVGADIPVLGLLLVLLSPVPLVILEIRHDLRLGFASLIVGFVLVLLWGGPIAALSYALGFALLGLSMGRIIELKRSAVEILGWSSLVSLGCKLIMAVLLFYVTGLNPMNLDMSGAQKIMDMMLKLPIGAEQSAAVKAQLEATMKIMPLIVPAVFIIVAVIDSAACYWIAGRVLRRLDRVELPKLPPFDRWRFPSSLMWAFFVGLLCTWAGANYPAQAGFLIRVGLNLELLVRTLFLIQGMSLAAWFMDGRGLPRFVRNVILVMITIIPFLSPLATFAGIIDMCWNLRYRFGGDRS, encoded by the coding sequence ATGACACAGGCGCGCAGCCTGGTAGAGTCGGCGCTCCTCACGGGGCTGTCGGTCATTCTGTACGTTGGAGCGGACATTCCCGTGCTGGGCCTGCTCTTGGTTTTGCTCAGCCCGGTCCCCCTGGTGATCCTGGAAATACGTCACGACCTGCGGCTCGGCTTTGCGTCGCTGATCGTCGGCTTCGTTCTCGTGCTGCTTTGGGGCGGTCCGATCGCCGCGCTGTCCTATGCTCTCGGCTTTGCCCTGCTGGGGCTGAGCATGGGGCGCATCATCGAGCTGAAGCGGTCCGCCGTCGAGATCCTGGGGTGGAGCTCGCTCGTCTCGCTGGGCTGCAAGCTGATCATGGCCGTTCTGCTCTTTTACGTCACCGGGCTCAACCCGATGAATCTCGACATGAGCGGCGCCCAGAAGATAATGGACATGATGCTGAAGCTGCCCATTGGCGCCGAACAGTCGGCCGCCGTCAAAGCGCAGCTCGAGGCGACCATGAAGATCATGCCGCTGATCGTCCCCGCCGTTTTCATTATCGTGGCCGTGATCGACAGCGCCGCCTGCTACTGGATCGCCGGGCGCGTGCTGAGGCGTCTCGACCGCGTCGAGCTGCCCAAGCTGCCGCCTTTTGACCGCTGGCGCTTCCCTTCAAGCCTGATGTGGGCTTTCTTCGTCGGGCTGCTGTGCACGTGGGCGGGCGCGAACTATCCGGCGCAGGCCGGATTTCTCATTCGCGTCGGGCTCAATCTCGAGCTGCTCGTGCGCACGCTGTTTCTGATCCAAGGGATGTCGCTGGCGGCGTGGTTCATGGACGGGCGCGGCCTGCCCCGCTTCGTCCGCAACGTCATACTCGTGATGATTACGATTATCCCGTTCTTGTCGCCGCTCGCGACCTTCGCGGGAATCATCGATATGTGCTGGAATTTAAGATATCGTTTTGGAGGCGATCGTTCATGA
- a CDS encoding single-stranded DNA-binding protein, whose amino-acid sequence MRGYNRAIIMGNVARDPEIRYTATQRAVASFSVAVNRSWKDQNGEMREEVCFIPVVVWGKGAEVCERYLKKGGGILVEGRINVRSYEAKTGEKRYVTEIVADNFQFVGGRRDEGGSAPYGGQDGGSGSYQSQGGGSYQSARGGAPKSYRDSQPPQNEGGFGANDSFPMDISELDSGAPNIAAPEDEADIPF is encoded by the coding sequence ATGCGAGGGTATAACAGAGCTATCATCATGGGCAACGTGGCTCGTGATCCGGAGATCCGCTACACCGCCACGCAGCGTGCCGTGGCGTCGTTTTCCGTGGCCGTTAACCGCAGCTGGAAAGACCAGAACGGCGAAATGCGCGAGGAGGTCTGCTTTATCCCCGTGGTCGTCTGGGGCAAGGGCGCCGAAGTCTGCGAACGCTACCTGAAAAAGGGCGGCGGCATTCTGGTGGAGGGACGCATCAACGTGCGTTCCTACGAGGCGAAGACGGGCGAGAAACGCTACGTCACCGAGATTGTGGCCGACAACTTCCAGTTCGTGGGTGGACGCCGCGATGAGGGCGGATCGGCGCCTTACGGCGGGCAGGACGGCGGCAGCGGTTCCTACCAGAGCCAGGGCGGCGGTTCCTACCAATCCGCCCGCGGCGGCGCGCCGAAAAGCTACCGTGATTCCCAGCCGCCGCAAAACGAGGGCGGCTTCGGCGCCAACGACAGTTTCCCCATGGATATCTCCGAGCTCGATTCGGGCGCGCCCAACATCGCGGCGCCCGAGGACGAAGCCGACATTCCCTTTTAA
- the dnaB gene encoding replicative DNA helicase, with protein sequence MPDEIFDRLPPSNLDAERAVLGACLLDREALVDVTEFLSPDDFYDLNYRDVFNVIMDMVKSSRPVDMLTLSAELQNRGLLEKLGGQAFLAAVIDSVPTAANAAYHARIVRDKAIHRRLISAGNAIVRMGYDESKDLSELLEDAERFVFEVSRQRNEANFKSLRDVMPSTFNKIEEAFNREDTGITGITSGFIGIDRLTSGLQRGALNIIAARPSMGKTALAMNIARNVAVKAQLPVLVFSLEMGAEQLALRLLGAEARMNLQELVNGSFARGDWKALQDAASILIEAPLYIDDSSILSTIELKARARRFKAKHGELGLIVVDYLQLMNASRTMDSKQNEVAEISRGLKAIARELEVPVIALSQLSRAVESRNEKTPQLSDLRDSGAIEQDADLVALLYRESYYAKDPEGRNDNSASLDIAKNRNGPTDKVKLVFLREYTRFEDMAYGR encoded by the coding sequence GTGCCTGACGAGATCTTCGACCGCCTGCCGCCGAGCAATCTCGACGCCGAACGGGCGGTCCTCGGCGCCTGCCTGCTCGACCGCGAAGCGCTGGTCGACGTCACCGAGTTTCTGTCGCCCGACGATTTTTACGACCTGAACTACCGCGACGTCTTCAACGTGATCATGGACATGGTCAAGAGCAGCCGCCCCGTGGACATGCTCACGCTCAGCGCCGAGCTGCAGAACCGCGGCCTGCTCGAGAAGCTGGGGGGGCAGGCGTTCCTCGCCGCCGTCATCGACAGCGTGCCCACGGCGGCCAACGCCGCCTATCACGCCCGCATCGTGCGCGACAAGGCCATCCACCGCCGCCTGATCAGCGCCGGCAACGCCATCGTGCGCATGGGCTACGACGAGAGCAAGGACCTGAGCGAACTGCTGGAGGACGCCGAGCGCTTCGTCTTCGAAGTGTCGCGCCAGCGCAACGAGGCCAACTTCAAAAGTCTGCGCGACGTCATGCCCTCCACCTTCAACAAGATCGAAGAAGCCTTCAACCGCGAGGACACCGGCATCACCGGCATCACCAGCGGCTTCATCGGCATCGACCGGCTCACCAGCGGCCTGCAGCGCGGCGCGCTGAACATCATCGCCGCCCGTCCCTCGATGGGAAAGACCGCCCTGGCCATGAACATCGCGCGCAACGTCGCCGTCAAAGCGCAGCTGCCCGTGCTCGTCTTCAGCCTGGAAATGGGGGCCGAGCAGCTGGCCCTGCGCCTGCTGGGCGCCGAAGCGCGCATGAACCTTCAGGAACTGGTCAACGGCTCGTTCGCGCGCGGCGACTGGAAGGCCCTTCAGGACGCCGCCTCGATCCTCATCGAAGCGCCGTTGTACATCGACGACAGCTCCATCCTCTCCACGATCGAGTTGAAAGCCCGCGCCCGCCGCTTCAAGGCCAAACACGGCGAACTGGGCTTGATCGTCGTCGATTACCTGCAGCTGATGAACGCCAGCCGCACCATGGACAGCAAACAGAACGAAGTGGCCGAGATCTCCCGCGGGCTGAAAGCCATCGCCCGCGAGCTGGAAGTGCCCGTCATCGCCCTGTCGCAGCTGTCGCGCGCCGTCGAGAGCCGCAACGAAAAGACGCCGCAGCTCTCCGACCTGCGCGATTCCGGCGCCATCGAGCAGGACGCCGATCTCGTCGCCCTGCTGTACCGCGAGAGCTACTACGCCAAGGATCCGGAAGGCCGCAACGACAACTCGGCCTCGCTCGACATCGCCAAGAACCGCAACGGCCCCACCGACAAGGTGAAGCTCGTCTTCCTGCGCGAGTACACGCGCTTCGAAGACATGGCCTACGGCCGCTGA
- the panF gene encoding sodium/pantothenate symporter, translating into MINWPLLTPVLAYLAGVYLLALYSGARMGRSKNFLSEYFIGSRSMGGFVLAMTLVATYTSASSFIGGPGVAYRTGLGWVLLAVIQVPTAWLTLGVLGKKFAIVARRIDAITVNDFLRERYRSPLLVVVASVSLILFFLSAMTAQFIGGARLFETITGLPYLWGLVIFAGTVILYTTVGGFRAVALTDALQGMVMILGTIAMIWGISVSGGGMKAVMGKIAAADPALLTPFGPDNFIAKPFILSFWVLVCFGTVGLPHTVVRCMGYKDSRSMHGAIVIGTFVVSFIMLGMHLCGALGSAVLPGLEVPDSIMPQLAVKVLPPAVAGLFLAGPLAGVMSTIDSQLIQMSSTIVKDLYINYVDPAAAGDERRVKKLSFFSTAVLGAVVFLAAVRPPSLIVWLNLFAFGGMEAAFLWPLVLGLYWRRANAAGALASAVCGVGCYFVMGAWLKNFYGMNVIVPSLIIGLSAFVAVSLLTPPPPADVIDTFWGE; encoded by the coding sequence ATGATTAACTGGCCGCTGCTGACTCCCGTGCTCGCCTATCTGGCCGGCGTTTATCTGCTGGCGCTGTACAGCGGCGCGCGCATGGGCAGGAGCAAAAATTTCCTCAGCGAATACTTTATCGGCAGCCGCAGCATGGGCGGCTTTGTGCTGGCGATGACACTGGTCGCCACCTACACGTCGGCGTCGAGTTTCATCGGCGGCCCCGGCGTGGCCTACAGGACGGGGCTGGGCTGGGTGCTGCTGGCGGTGATTCAGGTGCCCACGGCCTGGCTGACGCTGGGCGTGCTCGGCAAAAAGTTCGCCATCGTCGCCCGCCGCATCGACGCGATCACGGTCAACGACTTTCTGCGCGAGCGCTACCGCAGCCCGCTGCTGGTCGTGGTCGCTTCCGTCAGCCTGATTTTGTTCTTCCTCTCGGCGATGACAGCGCAGTTCATCGGCGGCGCGCGGCTGTTCGAGACGATCACCGGCCTGCCCTATCTGTGGGGGCTGGTCATCTTCGCCGGCACGGTCATCCTCTACACGACCGTCGGCGGCTTCCGCGCCGTGGCGCTCACCGACGCGCTGCAGGGCATGGTCATGATCCTCGGCACGATCGCCATGATCTGGGGCATTTCCGTTTCCGGCGGCGGCATGAAGGCCGTCATGGGCAAGATCGCCGCGGCCGATCCGGCGCTGCTCACGCCGTTCGGCCCGGATAACTTCATCGCCAAGCCGTTCATCCTTTCCTTCTGGGTGCTGGTCTGCTTCGGCACGGTTGGCCTGCCGCACACCGTCGTGCGCTGCATGGGTTACAAAGATTCGCGGTCGATGCACGGGGCTATCGTCATCGGCACGTTCGTCGTCAGCTTCATCATGCTCGGCATGCACCTCTGCGGCGCGCTCGGCAGCGCCGTGCTGCCGGGGCTGGAGGTGCCCGATTCGATCATGCCGCAGCTGGCCGTAAAGGTCCTGCCGCCGGCCGTGGCGGGCCTGTTCCTGGCGGGGCCGCTGGCGGGCGTGATGTCCACCATCGACTCGCAGCTGATCCAGATGTCTTCGACCATCGTCAAAGACCTTTACATCAACTACGTCGATCCGGCCGCCGCCGGCGACGAACGGCGCGTCAAAAAGCTGAGCTTCTTCAGCACGGCCGTCCTCGGCGCGGTCGTGTTCCTCGCCGCCGTGCGGCCGCCCAGCCTGATCGTGTGGCTGAACCTGTTCGCCTTCGGCGGCATGGAAGCGGCCTTCCTCTGGCCGCTCGTGCTCGGGCTCTACTGGCGGCGCGCCAACGCCGCCGGCGCGCTCGCCTCCGCCGTCTGCGGCGTCGGCTGCTACTTCGTCATGGGCGCGTGGCTGAAGAATTTTTACGGCATGAACGTGATCGTTCCCAGTCTGATCATCGGGCTTTCCGCGTTCGTCGCCGTCAGTCTGCTCACTCCCCCGCCGCCGGCCGACGTGATCGACACGTTCTGGGGCGAATAG
- a CDS encoding PLP-dependent aminotransferase family protein, translating into MTFDVKKQFSAAALGIRPSPIRDMFHLLRQPGMISFAGGMPAPEVFPVEEFYAGASVLREQGRDVLQYGTTEGYPPLLDFLRARMAPRLGRAVSRDEILVTSGSSQVCDLLIRATVDRGDYVVTEEPTFLGNSLNMYNQGAKFITVPCDGDGMMVDLLPEKLDRALADGHKVRFVYTIPNFHNPSGVTLSLGRRQKLVEIAHRYGLIIMEDDPYGSVRFEGEDLPTLCSLDGEGCVLYAGSFSKILAPGTRVGWCVGPAELIRTLAVFKQGADTSTSGVSQALVYKYCASGALDANLPKIVDNYRRKRDLMEAALRKYLPPGEAEWVTPHGGFFYWITTPRIDGRELFERAIARKVAFVVGGPFFPNGGGEHSFRMCFTFATPEQTDAGVKALGEAMRELLPAASR; encoded by the coding sequence GTGACGTTCGACGTCAAGAAGCAGTTCAGCGCCGCCGCGCTCGGCATTCGTCCCTCGCCGATCCGCGACATGTTTCATCTGCTCCGTCAGCCCGGCATGATCAGTTTCGCGGGCGGCATGCCCGCGCCGGAAGTGTTCCCCGTGGAGGAATTTTACGCCGGCGCGTCGGTCCTGCGCGAGCAAGGGCGCGACGTCCTCCAGTACGGTACCACCGAAGGCTATCCGCCGCTGCTGGACTTTCTCCGCGCCCGGATGGCGCCCCGTCTCGGGCGCGCCGTTTCGCGCGACGAGATCCTCGTCACTTCGGGCAGCTCGCAGGTCTGCGACCTGTTGATCCGCGCCACCGTCGACCGCGGCGATTACGTCGTCACCGAGGAGCCGACGTTTCTCGGCAACTCGCTGAACATGTACAATCAAGGGGCGAAGTTCATCACCGTCCCCTGCGACGGCGACGGCATGATGGTCGATCTGCTCCCGGAAAAGCTGGACCGGGCTCTCGCCGACGGCCACAAGGTGCGTTTCGTTTACACGATCCCCAACTTCCATAATCCCTCAGGTGTCACGCTCTCGCTCGGGCGCCGTCAAAAACTCGTGGAGATCGCCCACCGCTACGGCCTGATCATCATGGAGGACGACCCGTACGGCAGCGTGCGCTTCGAGGGCGAAGACTTGCCGACGCTCTGCTCGCTCGACGGCGAGGGCTGCGTGCTGTACGCCGGCTCGTTCTCCAAGATTCTCGCGCCGGGCACGCGCGTGGGCTGGTGCGTCGGCCCCGCCGAGCTGATCCGCACGCTGGCGGTCTTCAAGCAGGGGGCGGACACCAGCACCAGCGGCGTGTCGCAGGCGCTGGTCTACAAATACTGCGCGTCGGGCGCGCTCGACGCCAATCTGCCCAAGATCGTCGACAACTACCGCCGCAAGCGCGACCTCATGGAAGCGGCGCTGCGCAAATATCTGCCGCCGGGCGAAGCGGAGTGGGTCACGCCGCACGGCGGCTTCTTCTACTGGATCACGACGCCGCGCATCGACGGCCGCGAACTGTTCGAAAGGGCGATCGCGCGCAAAGTGGCCTTCGTCGTCGGCGGGCCGTTCTTCCCCAACGGCGGCGGCGAGCACAGTTTCAGGATGTGCTTCACCTTCGCCACGCCCGAGCAGACGGATGCCGGCGTCAAAGCCCTCGGCGAAGCGATGCGCGAGCTGCTGCCCGCCGCGTCGCGCTGA
- the rpsF gene encoding 30S ribosomal protein S6 — protein sequence MVRSYEMMVIIDPTVEDHSVEVKAIEELVVKLGGEVAKTDVWGKRRLAYEIKKLTEGIYVVIEFKIEPDQLKELGRVLSLRPLVVRHLNVAADGK from the coding sequence GTGGTACGTTCATACGAAATGATGGTGATCATCGATCCTACCGTCGAGGACCACAGCGTGGAAGTCAAGGCTATCGAGGAGCTCGTCGTCAAACTTGGCGGCGAGGTCGCGAAGACCGATGTTTGGGGTAAGCGCCGTCTTGCTTACGAGATCAAGAAGCTGACCGAAGGCATTTACGTCGTCATCGAGTTCAAGATCGAGCCCGATCAGCTCAAGGAGCTTGGCCGCGTTCTCAGCTTGCGTCCGCTCGTCGTTCGTCATCTCAACGTCGCGGCGGACGGAAAGTAG
- the rpsR gene encoding 30S ribosomal protein S18 produces the protein MPFSGPMRKRGGGKRRPKVCFFCVDKLDEVDYKDVERLKKYVSERGKIIPRRVTGNCAKHQRQLTIAVKRARFMALLPYTAE, from the coding sequence ATGCCTTTTTCCGGTCCGATGAGAAAGAGAGGCGGCGGCAAGCGCCGTCCGAAGGTTTGCTTTTTCTGCGTTGACAAGCTCGACGAGGTGGATTACAAAGATGTGGAGCGCCTGAAGAAGTATGTCAGCGAGCGCGGCAAGATCATTCCCCGCCGCGTCACGGGCAACTGCGCCAAGCATCAGCGTCAGCTGACGATCGCCGTGAAGCGCGCTCGTTTCATGGCTCTTCTGCCCTATACCGCCGAGTAA
- a CDS encoding YhdT family protein yields MKNMDRRFRQANFEALCSIVLALSFFVWWYAFAYGLGSGDPARYRFVLGLPEWFFYSSVAGPALFCVLAWLMVKFLFKNVSLAPHEKEDAAHD; encoded by the coding sequence ATGAAAAACATGGACCGCCGCTTTCGCCAGGCCAACTTCGAAGCCCTGTGCTCCATAGTCTTGGCGCTGTCGTTCTTCGTCTGGTGGTACGCTTTCGCCTACGGGCTGGGGTCGGGGGATCCCGCGCGCTACCGCTTCGTGTTGGGGCTGCCGGAATGGTTCTTTTACAGTTCCGTCGCCGGCCCGGCGCTGTTCTGCGTTTTGGCGTGGCTGATGGTGAAGTTTTTGTTCAAAAACGTCTCGCTGGCCCCGCACGAGAAGGAGGACGCCGCCCATGATTAA